One Deltaproteobacteria bacterium genomic region harbors:
- the folD gene encoding bifunctional methylenetetrahydrofolate dehydrogenase/methenyltetrahydrofolate cyclohydrolase FolD: MAKAKIIDGKEIAARVLTEVKVEVERFTASAGRPPGLAVVLVGENPASAVYVRMKVKDCGICGIRSFSHRLPKHADTREVLDLIDTLNGDSHVDGVLVQLPLPDEMETASVLDRIDPAKDVDGFHPANVGRLVRGDSSVLKSCTPAGVMRMLDEAGVDPEGKRAVVIGRSDIVGKPMAMLLLHRHATVTICHSRTPDLAEIVGKADILVAAVGRPLMVKKDWIKKGAAVIDVGMNQLVRENAPEVFMRDPGRVRDFENKGYTLVGDVSPEAVEVAGWYSPVPGGVGPMTRAMLMANTILAAKWRLGHGY; encoded by the coding sequence ATGGCTAAGGCGAAAATCATCGATGGGAAAGAGATTGCGGCCAGGGTTCTGACAGAGGTCAAAGTCGAGGTGGAGAGGTTCACCGCGTCCGCTGGGCGTCCCCCCGGCCTGGCCGTGGTCCTTGTAGGAGAGAACCCGGCCTCGGCTGTCTACGTTCGCATGAAGGTCAAGGACTGCGGTATTTGCGGTATCCGATCCTTTTCCCACCGTCTGCCGAAGCATGCCGACACGCGGGAGGTCCTCGATCTGATAGATACCCTCAACGGTGATAGCCACGTGGATGGTGTTCTCGTTCAGCTCCCGCTTCCGGATGAGATGGAAACCGCTTCCGTTCTGGACAGGATCGATCCGGCCAAGGATGTGGATGGATTTCATCCCGCTAATGTGGGCCGCCTGGTCCGTGGCGATTCCTCGGTTCTTAAATCATGCACACCCGCCGGGGTGATGCGTATGCTCGATGAGGCCGGGGTCGATCCTGAGGGAAAGCGGGCGGTGGTCATCGGCAGAAGCGATATTGTCGGCAAACCCATGGCGATGCTCCTGCTTCACCGCCACGCTACCGTAACCATCTGTCACTCACGGACGCCGGATCTGGCCGAAATAGTGGGGAAGGCGGATATTCTGGTAGCTGCGGTGGGAAGACCCTTGATGGTGAAAAAGGACTGGATCAAGAAGGGGGCCGCCGTCATTGATGTCGGCATGAACCAGCTTGTCCGGGAGAATGCCCCGGAGGTTTTTATGAGGGATCCCGGGCGGGTCAGGGACTTCGAAAACAAGGGATACACTCTGGTCGGTGACGTGTCGCCGGAGGCGGTGGAAGTGGCGGGATGGTACAGTCCGGTTCCAGGGGGGGTTGGCCCCATGACCCGTGCCATGCTCATGGCAAACACTATCCTGGCGGCCAAGTGGCGACTGGGGCATGGGTATTGA
- the larB gene encoding nickel pincer cofactor biosynthesis protein LarB, translating into MNRNDLLELLRKVSAGDLGPDSALEALVDFPSACLGYARIDTQRQVRRGIPETVYGEGKTPGQIEGIVEKMAESGSPVLVTRISGEAAGKALGRWPAAAYDALSRTFVLGSLPGQDGSPVMVMAAGTSDLPVAEEAARTISFLGREVIRAYDVGVSGLHRLASFRKEMERAGVIVAVAGMEGALPSVVAGLVSVPVIGVPTSIGYGASFGGITPLLTMLSSCACGLTVVNIDNGYGAAVAAHFILGARDSR; encoded by the coding sequence ATGAACCGGAACGATCTTCTGGAACTGTTGAGAAAAGTGTCGGCCGGGGATCTGGGTCCCGACTCGGCGCTGGAAGCCCTCGTCGATTTTCCGTCGGCCTGTCTGGGCTACGCGAGAATCGACACCCAGAGGCAGGTGCGCAGGGGTATTCCCGAAACGGTATATGGCGAGGGGAAAACACCAGGTCAGATAGAGGGCATTGTGGAAAAAATGGCCGAATCCGGCTCTCCTGTCCTGGTGACGCGGATCTCGGGTGAGGCAGCGGGAAAGGCTCTGGGCAGATGGCCCGCCGCCGCTTACGATGCCCTATCCCGAACTTTCGTTCTGGGTTCCCTCCCCGGGCAGGATGGTTCTCCTGTAATGGTAATGGCTGCGGGCACATCCGATCTTCCCGTCGCAGAGGAGGCCGCCCGTACGATTTCCTTTCTTGGCAGGGAGGTGATCCGGGCTTACGATGTGGGTGTGTCCGGCCTCCACCGACTGGCATCCTTCAGAAAAGAGATGGAAAGAGCGGGAGTGATCGTGGCTGTTGCGGGTATGGAAGGAGCCCTTCCGTCGGTGGTTGCCGGGCTTGTCTCGGTTCCCGTTATCGGGGTCCCTACCAGCATCGGATACGGTGCATCGTTTGGTGGGATAACCCCCCTGCTGACCATGTTGTCCTCATGCGCCTGCGGCTTGACAGTGGTGAATATCGACAATGGGTATGGAGCCGCGGTGGCGGCCCATTTTATCCTCGGTGCCAGGGATTCGAGGTAG